A genomic window from Bdellovibrio sp. SKB1291214 includes:
- a CDS encoding DUF1990 family protein, with translation MAKNLSWTDYKDQIKNISSLDYNYDVTTYHTKKDKRGWKIDRYHAVVGKEAPGAPVSEGPYERVRLAVELYHFPNPRLIRAVFDPHDELLGRNMYMIAHFMGMTFNFGVRVTRVIDEIKTINNTQMKMWGYSYRTLKGHFEVGEITFVVSKNLNTGIIDFSINAYSTPDKIDNLFYQTGFRVFGRPLQKHFAYSSIRRLKRIASQANSPNI, from the coding sequence ATGGCAAAGAATCTGAGTTGGACTGATTACAAAGATCAGATCAAAAACATTTCCTCGTTAGACTACAACTATGATGTCACCACCTATCATACCAAAAAAGATAAAAGAGGCTGGAAGATCGACCGCTATCACGCCGTCGTCGGAAAAGAAGCGCCGGGTGCCCCTGTCAGCGAGGGCCCCTATGAAAGAGTCAGGCTGGCAGTAGAGCTCTATCATTTTCCAAATCCCCGACTGATTCGAGCTGTTTTTGATCCCCATGATGAACTTTTAGGTCGCAACATGTATATGATTGCCCATTTTATGGGAATGACTTTTAACTTCGGGGTCCGGGTCACTCGAGTGATTGATGAAATAAAAACCATCAATAATACCCAAATGAAAATGTGGGGCTATTCCTACCGCACTCTCAAAGGTCATTTCGAAGTCGGTGAAATCACCTTTGTGGTCTCAAAAAATCTGAATACCGGCATCATAGATTTTTCGATCAATGCCTATTCAACCCCCGACAAAATCGACAATCTATTTTATCAAACAGGATTTCGAGTTTTTGGACGCCCCCTCCAAAAGCATTTCGCATATTCATCTATTCGAAGGCTGAAGCGAATTGCCTCACAAGCCAATTCACCAAACATTTAA
- a CDS encoding endonuclease/exonuclease/phosphatase family protein — translation MKKHSFLKNLILPLVLASLTGCAVSFSKKQWDLPPKADNEISVMSFNVENLFDTVKTPGHNDETYMPLYMKKSDASLRTACVKNNEGSYRQNECLSTDWSPEALEKKLTNLSKVILGVDNNGPDNLMIMEIESDVVLKQLNDHLAPAKYTTQVIIDGPDKRGINVAFLSRFPLVGKPVLHPIPWKPENEKDREWMERSRRILEVTVKAPNGDPITFLVGHFPSQANPTYWRQQIAQFAVDLIKAKGPNAMVVFGGDLNISAEEEEKAHIFRDILSKGGAVSHFVGCKDCPGTHNYRGSWSFLDAQVYSPALQADGAGSYQMLPQTIDVIRYNPVHLKKGKYPKRWDYDAQDGVADHFPLYVRLKQRSEAKTPVKDEAPATAKKTTKKVPAKSKKK, via the coding sequence ATGAAAAAGCATTCCTTCTTAAAGAACCTGATTTTGCCTCTGGTATTGGCCTCCCTTACGGGCTGTGCTGTTTCCTTCTCGAAAAAACAATGGGACCTTCCGCCCAAGGCAGACAACGAAATCAGCGTGATGTCCTTCAACGTCGAAAACTTGTTCGACACTGTAAAGACTCCAGGGCACAACGACGAAACATACATGCCGCTTTATATGAAGAAAAGCGATGCATCCCTGCGCACTGCATGTGTCAAAAATAACGAAGGTTCTTACCGCCAAAACGAGTGTCTTTCCACGGACTGGTCTCCAGAGGCGTTGGAGAAAAAGCTAACGAATCTTTCTAAGGTCATCTTGGGAGTTGATAACAACGGTCCTGACAACTTGATGATCATGGAAATCGAAAGTGACGTGGTTCTTAAACAATTGAACGACCACTTGGCCCCTGCAAAATACACAACTCAAGTGATTATCGATGGACCTGACAAACGCGGTATCAACGTGGCATTCTTATCGCGCTTTCCATTGGTGGGTAAACCCGTGTTACATCCAATCCCTTGGAAACCAGAAAATGAAAAAGACCGTGAATGGATGGAGCGCTCGCGCCGTATCCTTGAAGTGACTGTAAAGGCACCTAATGGCGATCCTATTACCTTCCTGGTGGGCCACTTCCCTTCTCAAGCAAACCCAACTTACTGGCGTCAACAAATCGCACAATTTGCTGTGGACTTGATCAAAGCAAAAGGTCCCAATGCGATGGTGGTTTTCGGTGGAGACTTGAATATCTCGGCTGAAGAGGAGGAGAAGGCTCATATCTTCCGTGACATCCTATCTAAAGGTGGCGCTGTTTCTCATTTTGTAGGTTGCAAAGACTGTCCTGGGACTCACAACTATCGTGGTTCTTGGTCCTTCCTTGATGCCCAAGTTTACAGCCCAGCACTTCAAGCCGATGGAGCTGGCAGCTATCAAATGCTTCCGCAGACAATCGATGTGATTCGCTACAATCCGGTTCACCTTAAAAAAGGTAAGTATCCAAAACGCTGGGATTACGATGCGCAGGATGGCGTGGCGGATCACTTCCCGCTCTATGTGCGTTTGAAACAAAGAAGCGAAGCTAAGACTCCGGTGAAAGATGAAGCTCCGGCGACGGCTAAAAAAACTACGAAGAAAGTCCCTGCGAAGTCTAAAAAGAAATAG
- a CDS encoding methyl-accepting chemotaxis protein: protein MGKLSLSQKMTAIFVLLSAGILAVSVIGLVNIKEIGKVVTLITDVQFKNVVETMNLKDSFHSQMIYERNYVLFYFNPEKRANNAAQIAKLDESIQALIKHHMNIMDPRERKSLDEFSKAYNLWLENDKKVQAVMATEKGTEEALRLISTVGRDSRLAGDKALDEIVSFNHEQLEFEKKSTIQAIQSALEIMVTTSLIVIFLGGVLAFTTLRNLSKAINNILSLLSNNAAKVQDTASQIASSSDSLSQSSTEQASSLEETVATIEELTAMVKVNADNATQATLLSENTLRSAQQGENKIQALLETMKVIDLDSKKIQEITKVVDDIAFQTNLLALNAAVEAARAGEQGKGFAVVAEAVRTLAARSSEAAKDINSLISSSVQRIQSGYSEAGQSVASLSEIVGSVKKVADLNSEISTATTEQSNGIIQIGKAMNQLDAVTQGNAAASEQAAASSQELAGEAIHLNGVVENLRVVIKGA from the coding sequence ATGGGTAAATTAAGTCTAAGTCAAAAGATGACAGCTATTTTCGTTCTGCTAAGCGCAGGTATTCTAGCAGTTTCAGTCATCGGTCTGGTGAACATCAAAGAAATTGGCAAGGTGGTCACCTTAATCACCGATGTGCAATTTAAGAACGTGGTTGAGACGATGAACTTGAAGGACTCTTTTCATAGCCAGATGATCTATGAAAGAAATTACGTCCTTTTCTATTTTAATCCTGAGAAGCGGGCCAACAACGCGGCTCAAATCGCAAAGCTTGATGAAAGTATTCAGGCATTAATTAAACACCACATGAATATTATGGATCCCCGTGAGCGTAAAAGCCTCGACGAGTTTTCCAAAGCGTACAACCTTTGGCTAGAGAACGATAAGAAAGTTCAAGCTGTGATGGCAACGGAAAAAGGGACTGAGGAAGCTCTTCGGTTGATTTCTACAGTGGGGCGTGATTCACGACTTGCCGGTGATAAAGCTTTGGATGAGATCGTTTCATTCAATCACGAACAGCTTGAGTTCGAGAAAAAATCGACAATACAGGCTATTCAATCTGCCCTGGAAATTATGGTCACAACAAGCTTGATTGTGATTTTCTTGGGCGGAGTCCTGGCGTTTACGACGTTGCGCAATCTTTCGAAAGCTATCAATAATATTTTATCGCTTCTAAGCAATAACGCCGCCAAGGTTCAAGATACAGCTTCGCAAATAGCAAGCTCATCGGACAGTCTTTCCCAAAGCTCCACGGAACAAGCCTCCTCCCTCGAAGAAACAGTAGCAACTATCGAGGAGCTGACGGCGATGGTGAAAGTAAATGCCGATAACGCGACTCAAGCGACTTTGTTGTCGGAAAATACTTTACGAAGCGCGCAGCAGGGCGAAAACAAAATCCAGGCCTTGCTAGAAACAATGAAAGTCATTGACCTGGATTCTAAAAAAATCCAAGAAATCACGAAAGTCGTCGATGATATCGCCTTTCAAACGAACCTTTTGGCCCTTAATGCGGCTGTCGAAGCAGCACGAGCCGGAGAGCAAGGCAAGGGCTTTGCCGTTGTTGCAGAGGCGGTTCGTACCTTGGCTGCTCGAAGCAGTGAGGCCGCCAAAGATATCAATTCATTAATCAGTTCCAGCGTTCAAAGAATTCAGTCCGGATATTCTGAAGCGGGCCAAAGTGTGGCTTCGTTGTCTGAAATAGTGGGCTCTGTTAAGAAAGTTGCAGACTTAAATTCTGAAATCTCAACAGCAACAACAGAACAGTCCAATGGCATCATCCAGATTGGCAAAGCGATGAATCAGTTAGACGCCGTCACTCAAGGAAATGCAGCAGCCTCTGAGCAAGCCGCGGCATCGTCGCAGGAACTGGCAGGTGAGGCTATACATTTAAATGGAGTGGTCGAAAATCTTCGTGTGGTGATTAAAGGAGCCTAA
- a CDS encoding ThiF family adenylyltransferase — MDTTITENKNPSQPQQPPETEYVLHRRFDRMGRLVGDATMKKLMNTHVMVVGIGGVGSWAAESLARSGVGHITVVDFDEVCITNTNRQLHAVQGMVGKKKAEVMGERLRKINPQAKVTVIPEFYNAENSERMLAIKPDYLIDAIDNLTAKAHLLATCVKENIHVITSAGSAAKMDPLRIQKKDLAETHTCPLAHQLRKILRQKYDFPEKKFGIPCVFSDEPVMMPEELTYDKGMGFKCVCPKTNDFHGCDNRNMIYGSASYITGTFGLVMASHIVNEVRAQVARSAEGPAGTEAETTEGVQ, encoded by the coding sequence ATGGATACAACGATCACAGAAAATAAAAACCCTTCTCAACCTCAACAACCGCCAGAAACGGAATACGTTCTGCATCGCCGTTTTGATCGTATGGGTCGCCTGGTGGGCGATGCCACGATGAAAAAGTTGATGAACACACACGTCATGGTTGTCGGTATCGGTGGCGTGGGTTCGTGGGCGGCTGAATCTTTGGCGCGTTCGGGTGTTGGTCACATCACGGTGGTTGATTTCGACGAAGTTTGTATCACAAACACCAATCGTCAGTTGCACGCCGTTCAAGGCATGGTCGGTAAGAAAAAAGCCGAAGTCATGGGTGAGCGTCTGCGCAAAATCAATCCTCAAGCTAAAGTGACTGTGATCCCTGAATTTTATAACGCTGAAAATTCCGAACGCATGCTGGCGATCAAACCGGATTACTTAATCGACGCTATCGATAATTTGACGGCAAAAGCACACCTTCTTGCGACTTGCGTGAAGGAAAATATTCACGTGATCACTTCTGCAGGTTCTGCTGCGAAAATGGATCCACTTCGTATCCAAAAGAAAGATTTGGCAGAGACACACACCTGTCCTTTGGCGCACCAGTTGCGTAAAATTCTTCGTCAAAAATACGATTTTCCAGAAAAGAAATTCGGCATTCCTTGCGTGTTCTCCGACGAACCCGTGATGATGCCCGAAGAGCTTACGTATGATAAGGGCATGGGCTTTAAATGCGTGTGTCCCAAAACGAATGATTTCCACGGTTGCGACAACCGCAATATGATTTATGGTTCTGCAAGTTATATCACAGGGACCTTCGGTCTGGTGATGGCTTCACACATTGTGAATGAAGTACGTGCCCAGGTCGCGCGCAGTGCTGAAGGCCCGGCAGGGACAGAAGCTGAAACAACAGAGGGAGTTCAGTAA
- a CDS encoding RNA methyltransferase → MKFFISTPLGFENTALLEMKEVWPYLLGKDAKTHALSFPEVEVMMGGLEFETELFQALQLNFFLKTANRLLLRMTSFKTKDLPKFYQKFKSLPWKEYLQHGNVEWEVAAQKSRLNNEKRLQESAEKALSEIFAGQTGETPCASIYIRMDDDLCTISLDATGEHLHKRGWSILKGEAPMRETIAAELLREMIGEATPGEVAGATLCDPMMGSGTFLTEARALWSGQFQRDFAFKQWKKCPKLFLSPSFAFNYEIPARAPFKALLGMDINPEMPNITEKNFAEVESQLKAYQRDQFKPQDHKFWAQNSLEAPQGTDTLSPIGKAPQALWMVVNPPYGERLPVAGKGGLKALAAELCRLYKPQKLGILYPEKDKVDPAPNGYKIEKEIKINNGGIRCLFTILTPL, encoded by the coding sequence GTGAAATTCTTTATTTCGACGCCCCTTGGGTTTGAAAACACTGCTCTTTTGGAGATGAAAGAGGTCTGGCCTTATTTGTTAGGTAAAGATGCCAAGACGCACGCGTTGTCATTCCCCGAAGTGGAAGTGATGATGGGAGGTTTGGAATTTGAGACGGAGCTGTTTCAAGCCTTGCAACTAAATTTCTTTTTGAAAACTGCCAATCGTCTTTTGCTTCGTATGACGTCTTTCAAAACGAAAGATCTGCCAAAATTTTATCAAAAATTTAAATCCCTTCCTTGGAAAGAGTATCTTCAGCACGGCAACGTCGAGTGGGAAGTGGCTGCGCAAAAAAGCCGCTTGAACAACGAAAAGCGTCTGCAAGAAAGCGCTGAAAAAGCTTTGTCTGAAATTTTCGCAGGTCAAACAGGTGAAACACCTTGTGCTTCGATTTATATCCGTATGGATGATGATCTTTGCACGATCAGTCTCGATGCCACAGGCGAGCATTTGCACAAGCGTGGATGGTCGATACTTAAAGGTGAAGCCCCAATGCGTGAAACGATCGCTGCTGAACTTCTGCGTGAAATGATCGGCGAAGCAACTCCAGGTGAAGTAGCTGGGGCTACTTTATGTGACCCGATGATGGGATCAGGAACTTTCCTGACAGAGGCGCGCGCCTTGTGGTCCGGTCAGTTCCAAAGGGATTTCGCCTTCAAACAATGGAAGAAATGCCCAAAGCTTTTCTTGTCTCCAAGCTTTGCTTTTAACTATGAAATTCCAGCTCGTGCTCCGTTTAAGGCTTTGTTGGGCATGGATATCAATCCCGAGATGCCTAACATCACCGAAAAAAACTTCGCCGAAGTTGAGTCTCAGCTAAAGGCCTATCAAAGGGATCAATTTAAACCCCAGGACCACAAATTCTGGGCCCAAAACTCCCTGGAAGCCCCTCAAGGTACGGACACACTTTCTCCGATCGGTAAGGCCCCTCAGGCTTTGTGGATGGTGGTCAATCCCCCTTATGGGGAGCGTTTGCCGGTGGCTGGGAAGGGTGGGCTTAAAGCTCTGGCGGCGGAGCTGTGTCGTCTTTACAAGCCCCAGAAGCTGGGGATCCTATATCCGGAAAAGGATAAGGTCGATCCGGCCCCTAACGGCTATAAAATCGAAAAGGAGATCAAAATTAACAATGGCGGCATCCGCTGTCTGTTCACAATTTTGACACCCCTGTAA
- a CDS encoding TatD family hydrolase: MTAFGRWIDAHGHLADPRWNGKQSEIIEAARGKGIHFFMQGGVGPEDWERQRLLKARYPYHIGLCYGVHPYWVADHSDDELEEALNLLAQQLPEAMGLGEVGLDFRPHIMKDSRDRQITAFEEQLELSHIGNRPLVLHIVQAHHESLMIMDLFGLPPQKGMIHSFNGSVKKAEDFLSRGLYLSVGGPVAREDNQKLHQAVREIPLEYLLIESDSPDQAPPAYKDQLNPPESIWEVAKTIGKLKSLDPLEILDITTGNFHRLFGSTDQHLVDPQDSMH; the protein is encoded by the coding sequence ATGACGGCTTTTGGAAGATGGATCGATGCTCACGGGCACTTGGCGGACCCACGCTGGAATGGCAAGCAGTCTGAGATCATCGAAGCGGCTCGTGGTAAGGGCATCCATTTCTTTATGCAAGGTGGAGTGGGTCCTGAGGACTGGGAACGCCAGCGACTTTTGAAAGCGCGTTATCCTTATCACATTGGCCTTTGCTATGGTGTGCATCCTTACTGGGTGGCGGACCATTCCGATGACGAACTGGAAGAGGCTTTGAATTTACTGGCTCAGCAATTGCCCGAAGCAATGGGCTTGGGCGAAGTCGGCTTGGATTTCCGTCCCCATATTATGAAGGACTCTCGTGACCGTCAGATTACGGCCTTCGAAGAGCAATTGGAATTAAGCCACATTGGCAATCGACCGCTCGTTTTACACATCGTTCAAGCCCACCACGAAAGCTTGATGATCATGGACCTCTTTGGCCTCCCCCCACAAAAAGGGATGATTCATTCGTTTAATGGCAGTGTGAAGAAGGCCGAGGATTTCCTCAGCCGAGGTTTGTATTTATCTGTCGGCGGGCCCGTGGCACGCGAAGACAACCAAAAGCTTCACCAAGCGGTGAGGGAGATTCCGCTGGAGTACCTTTTAATCGAAAGTGACAGCCCTGATCAGGCACCACCGGCCTATAAAGATCAGCTAAATCCACCTGAATCCATTTGGGAGGTAGCAAAGACTATAGGGAAGCTAAAATCCCTTGATCCTTTGGAAATATTAGATATCACTACGGGGAACTTTCATCGTCTTTTTGGCTCGACAGATCAGCATTTGGTCGACCCTCAGGACAGTATGCATTGA
- a CDS encoding class I SAM-dependent methyltransferase codes for MAKKQQRLKNKLSLGYSLARSAHFTAQQFTLPLLEALVTRSMQGRPALELKNIKKSYTELYNLLKKDTDNIDKGLYPLEVLYPESFAKHALRFPQIVADGVHISRRRRGRESKEFNQEAREYLADLPEYYQRNFHYQSGGYLTEKSAELYEHQVEILFAGAADAMRRLIIPLAKDVFLNEGEGLRFLEVAAGTGRLTRFMKLAFPKAQITVLDLSEPYLKQARKSLAQFRGLDFVQGAAEELPFKDNHFDFVYSCFLFHELPADVRDGAVLEGLRVLKPGGFYGFVDSLQKGETEDLNWALEQFPKDFHEPFYKNYLLHPMEDLLRDCGFSDLRKDTGFFSKAVLAQKPFSA; via the coding sequence ATGGCAAAGAAGCAGCAGCGACTCAAAAATAAATTAAGCCTGGGCTATTCTTTAGCCCGCTCCGCGCACTTTACTGCGCAACAGTTTACTTTGCCTTTGCTGGAAGCATTGGTGACTAGATCCATGCAAGGTCGCCCTGCGCTAGAGCTTAAAAATATCAAAAAGTCGTACACCGAACTTTATAACCTTCTTAAAAAAGACACTGACAACATCGATAAGGGACTTTATCCCCTCGAAGTCCTGTATCCCGAAAGCTTTGCAAAGCATGCACTTCGTTTTCCCCAGATTGTGGCTGATGGAGTGCACATTTCTCGTCGCCGTCGGGGCCGGGAATCTAAGGAATTCAATCAGGAAGCTCGAGAATACTTGGCTGATCTGCCGGAGTACTATCAACGTAATTTCCATTATCAAAGTGGCGGCTATCTGACTGAAAAATCCGCTGAGCTCTACGAACATCAGGTGGAAATCCTGTTCGCAGGCGCCGCAGATGCGATGAGAAGACTGATCATCCCTCTGGCCAAAGATGTTTTCTTAAATGAGGGAGAAGGCTTAAGGTTTTTGGAAGTGGCAGCAGGTACGGGGCGCCTGACTCGGTTTATGAAACTGGCTTTCCCAAAAGCTCAAATCACCGTTCTAGATCTGAGCGAGCCTTATTTAAAACAAGCACGCAAAAGTCTGGCACAGTTTCGGGGCCTTGATTTTGTCCAGGGTGCCGCTGAAGAGTTACCATTTAAGGACAATCACTTTGATTTCGTCTATTCTTGCTTTCTTTTTCACGAGCTCCCAGCAGATGTTCGGGATGGTGCCGTTTTGGAAGGCCTGCGCGTTTTAAAACCGGGCGGTTTTTATGGATTTGTCGACTCCCTGCAAAAGGGCGAAACGGAAGACCTGAATTGGGCTCTCGAGCAATTCCCAAAGGACTTTCACGAACCATTTTACAAAAACTACCTTCTCCATCCCATGGAGGATTTGTTGCGGGATTGCGGCTTTTCAGACCTTCGAAAAGACACAGGTTTTTTCAGTAAGGCCGTTCTTGCACAAAAGCCATTCTCTGCTTGA
- a CDS encoding deoxyhypusine synthase family protein: MGPISQFIEHHYRHFNAAALKDAAVGYKKHIDNKGQMLVTLAGAMSTAELGLSLAEMIRQGKVHAISCTGANLEEDVFNLVAHNHYERIPNYRDLTPADEQKLLERHLNRVTDTCIPEEEAIRRIENVVLEYWQEADQKGESYFPHEFMYKILLSGKLEQYYQIDPKNSWLLAAAEKNLPMVVPGWEDSTLGNIFTGHIIKGDIKKSTTVKGGIEYMKTWAEWYMSASKKAPVGFFQIGGGIAGDFPICVVPMLEQDLGHEDIPLWSYFAQISDSTTSYGSYSGAIPNEKITWGKLAPTTPSYIVESDATIVAPLIFSYVLGL; the protein is encoded by the coding sequence ATGGGACCGATTTCTCAATTTATCGAACATCACTATCGTCATTTCAACGCCGCGGCACTTAAAGACGCAGCTGTTGGTTATAAAAAACACATCGATAATAAAGGCCAAATGCTTGTGACACTTGCTGGTGCAATGTCTACAGCTGAGTTGGGTCTTTCTTTGGCTGAAATGATCCGCCAAGGTAAAGTACATGCGATTTCTTGCACAGGTGCGAACCTTGAAGAAGACGTGTTCAACTTAGTCGCTCACAATCACTACGAGCGTATTCCTAACTACCGTGACTTGACTCCGGCTGACGAACAAAAACTTTTGGAACGTCACTTGAACCGCGTTACTGACACTTGCATCCCTGAAGAGGAAGCAATCCGTCGTATCGAAAACGTTGTATTGGAATACTGGCAGGAAGCTGACCAAAAAGGTGAGTCTTACTTCCCTCACGAATTCATGTACAAAATCCTTCTTTCTGGGAAACTAGAACAGTACTACCAAATCGATCCTAAAAATTCTTGGTTGTTGGCTGCTGCTGAAAAAAACCTTCCAATGGTTGTTCCAGGTTGGGAAGACTCTACTTTGGGTAACATCTTCACTGGTCACATCATCAAAGGTGACATCAAGAAATCGACGACTGTTAAAGGCGGTATCGAATACATGAAGACGTGGGCAGAGTGGTACATGTCTGCTTCTAAAAAAGCCCCAGTGGGCTTCTTCCAAATCGGTGGTGGTATCGCTGGTGACTTCCCAATTTGCGTGGTTCCAATGTTGGAACAAGACTTGGGTCACGAAGACATCCCGTTGTGGAGCTATTTCGCACAGATCTCTGACTCTACAACGTCATATGGTTCATACTCTGGCGCGATCCCGAACGAGAAAATCACTTGGGGTAAACTAGCTCCAACGACTCCTTCGTACATCGTTGAGTCGGATGCTACTATCGTAGCACCACTGATCTTCTCCTACGTTCTGGGCTTGTAA
- a CDS encoding RluA family pseudouridine synthase: MQSERGFEYGVKHIISPISGSVRDVLLSILQVSSEEVDYLLHLGAIYLNHSRILENVLVSSGDYLRVHTKPRRFPKGNVDFTKRIIFQNEHFVVVNKVSGMPVHGSVDNIRENLQSYMEEALQEKLYVTHRLDVPTNGLIIYAKTVDFQTAFNKLLIAREIKKIYRALIEGPAPTAKTLKHYMEPSPRAPKVVSHEPRDKWQECVLEILEVIPHQEHMELKIHLHTGRTHQIRAQLGFEKSPIIGDHTYGAKKRWDDERIELTACELEFLNPLTGDHHHFKI; this comes from the coding sequence ATGCAGAGCGAAAGAGGATTTGAATACGGAGTAAAACACATCATCAGCCCGATATCCGGGTCGGTGCGTGATGTTTTATTAAGCATTCTACAAGTCTCTTCGGAAGAAGTGGACTATTTGTTACACCTGGGTGCCATCTATCTAAACCATAGTCGCATTCTCGAAAACGTTTTGGTTTCATCTGGAGACTATTTACGAGTCCATACAAAACCCCGCAGATTCCCAAAAGGTAATGTCGACTTCACAAAGCGTATTATTTTTCAGAATGAGCACTTCGTGGTCGTGAACAAAGTCTCTGGAATGCCCGTTCATGGAAGTGTTGATAACATCCGCGAAAATTTGCAATCTTACATGGAAGAAGCTCTTCAAGAAAAATTGTATGTCACTCATCGTCTGGATGTTCCGACGAATGGTTTAATTATTTATGCAAAAACGGTGGACTTCCAAACAGCGTTCAATAAATTACTGATCGCTCGGGAGATCAAAAAAATCTATCGCGCCTTGATTGAAGGCCCCGCGCCCACGGCGAAAACTCTGAAACATTATATGGAGCCCTCCCCACGTGCGCCGAAAGTCGTCAGTCACGAACCCCGGGACAAATGGCAAGAATGCGTGCTTGAGATTTTGGAAGTGATTCCCCATCAAGAACATATGGAATTAAAGATTCATTTGCACACAGGCAGAACGCATCAAATTCGCGCTCAACTTGGGTTCGAAAAATCCCCGATCATCGGCGATCATACCTATGGTGCAAAAAAAAGATGGGATGACGAGCGAATTGAACTGACCGCCTGCGAATTAGAGTTCTTAAATCCCCTCACCGGCGATCATCATCATTTCAAAATTTAG
- a CDS encoding DedA family protein, translating into MEFANEPIFQWMSQFAYQPYTVYFALIGMMLLSAVGLPLPEEVTLISVGILAFMGAHPDHFPPPYPGAPVVNVHTAAIIAFFAVFLSDFLIYGVGRVFGRKLLYHPRVHKMFPPHLMKRVEEWTHKYGAYACGIFRFTPGIRFPGHLACGMLHFPVWKFLLIDGLAAAISVPTQIYLLAHYGEPILMKLRQFKLVVFGVIGLLLIYFLFKKIREKMLQKKNAAT; encoded by the coding sequence TTGGAATTTGCTAACGAGCCGATATTTCAGTGGATGTCGCAGTTTGCTTACCAGCCATACACGGTTTACTTCGCGTTGATCGGTATGATGTTGTTGTCAGCAGTTGGCTTGCCGTTGCCGGAAGAAGTGACTCTTATTAGCGTTGGGATTCTGGCGTTCATGGGTGCTCACCCAGATCATTTTCCTCCGCCGTATCCGGGTGCTCCCGTGGTCAACGTTCATACCGCTGCCATTATTGCATTCTTTGCCGTCTTCTTAAGTGATTTCCTCATTTATGGTGTGGGCAGGGTGTTTGGTCGGAAGCTTTTGTATCACCCTCGCGTTCATAAGATGTTCCCGCCGCACTTGATGAAGCGTGTGGAAGAGTGGACTCATAAATACGGTGCCTATGCATGCGGTATCTTCCGTTTCACTCCAGGTATTCGTTTCCCAGGCCACTTGGCGTGCGGGATGCTGCACTTCCCAGTTTGGAAATTCTTGCTGATCGACGGTTTAGCGGCAGCGATCAGCGTTCCGACCCAGATTTACCTTTTGGCTCATTACGGGGAGCCGATCCTGATGAAGCTTCGCCAGTTTAAACTGGTGGTTTTCGGAGTGATTGGGTTGTTGTTAATTTACTTCCTCTTCAAAAAGATCCGCGAAAAAATGCTGCAAAAGAAAAACGCAGCTACATAA
- a CDS encoding hemerythrin domain-containing protein codes for MIIYEALKNDHDKVKALLNQLVNLSEDDDQTRSELVTMIRDELVPHSRAEEAVFYNTLREFKPTSDIAMHGYKEHMEAESLLRILQLKDIASLDWKDTALKLKEALEHHVEEEEGLMFEVAKKNFTEEEALMMGEAFERMKPEIKDETIIATTWEMVANLMPNRFTNAFRKSNTPKHL; via the coding sequence ATGATTATTTACGAAGCGTTAAAGAATGATCATGACAAGGTCAAAGCACTTTTAAATCAGTTGGTAAATTTAAGCGAAGATGACGACCAGACTCGCAGTGAATTAGTTACCATGATTCGTGATGAGCTCGTCCCCCATTCGCGCGCTGAAGAGGCCGTATTCTATAATACTTTGAGAGAATTCAAGCCCACATCAGACATCGCCATGCATGGCTATAAAGAGCACATGGAGGCAGAATCTTTGCTTCGCATCCTTCAGCTGAAAGACATTGCCAGTCTTGACTGGAAAGACACCGCTCTAAAACTTAAAGAGGCCCTTGAGCACCACGTCGAAGAAGAGGAAGGGCTTATGTTCGAAGTCGCAAAGAAAAACTTCACCGAAGAAGAAGCCCTTATGATGGGCGAAGCCTTTGAAAGAATGAAGCCCGAAATTAAAGATGAGACGATTATAGCTACAACGTGGGAGATGGTGGCAAACCTCATGCCCAACCGATTCACCAACGCCTTCAGGAAATCCAACACTCCCAAACACCTGTAA